In the genome of Rhizobium favelukesii, one region contains:
- a CDS encoding helix-turn-helix domain-containing protein translates to MPQLRDDGADQLSNVVELKSLSFQEPLAIGLMRLRAQRGLTNKDLAEQLGASEAYMSRSSAACGLLV, encoded by the coding sequence ATGCCGCAGTTGAGGGACGACGGCGCTGATCAGCTTTCGAATGTGGTTGAGCTGAAGTCGCTTTCCTTTCAGGAACCGCTCGCGATTGGTCTGATGCGATTGAGGGCCCAGCGCGGGTTGACGAACAAGGACCTCGCCGAGCAACTCGGCGCGTCGGAAGCCTATATGTCCAGGTCATCCGCGGCATGCGGCCTGCTAGTGTGA